A segment of the Lolium perenne isolate Kyuss_39 chromosome 3, Kyuss_2.0, whole genome shotgun sequence genome:
CCTTTAAATGGTGCATGTACACGCTATGTATGTCTCCTCCTGGCTGTTGTAAGCAATGCCTCAATTGGCCCTTGATCTTCTCATCAGTTACAATATtgaaggcatttatagctcagcTAACACTTGCTATCCTCGAACCATTGCAACTTTAGACCGAACAAAACTTCATGACATGCTTTGTCCGTTTTCTGAGAACTGAGATGCGATTAGTATTTATCTTGGTATTGACCTTCTACATCCATTCGTGAGCCACATTCTCTCCACCAAATCTCCAGGGAGCTCTCCGTGTACACATGGGATGAGGGAAGGGATTGTGAGGCCGCAAGAAAGGTGGCGATGGATTCATGATCTTGGATTGTTGGTtctatcttatgttctttacctaTGGACTTGTCTACGTGCTATCGGTCCGTGGCTTTCTGCAGTCTACCCCATCTGAGTTTTGTGTATATTGTCAGCAGCAGCACACCATTACCTCCTCGATTTGATCATGGATGTTTGCCTCTAGATGGTGCGTCTGAGTACTACTTCTACGTTATATTCGGTTCAAAGTTGGAATTATTCCTTTCCAATATACATCCCGGCGAAGCTTCCGGCCATTATTTCTTGGATCGCATCCGTATAAGCAGCTCTTATAAACTTTGAAAGAATATATGTCTGCATCAAAATATTTCAAGCTAGGGTCCTGAGGTATCAATTCTTTCTTCATTTTCTTGCGCTAGAAAATCCTCAattgttcttgcaatgtgccataaTTACCCGTCTATATTTTTCTGTACTATTGTGTGGGACATCATTATTCACATTGCACTACATAAGTGCAATTTTATTGAAACTCAAAAGCAGCATCTAACAAGTTCACAATTTTTCTTGCGGTCGGATTCTAATGGGGATATCTGTGCTGCTTGAGAAAATATTTTGAAAATTAAAATATTCTGCAGTTATATTCTCTAATAAGGTGATACGCATAGACTGAAAACTGTGATATGACATGTCCGTGCATCTTGGACATTTGTTGAGTCATGTTTTGCTGCATGTCTAAAAATTTCATCAGTTAACTTACTCTTACTGTTCATGCCAAATAACTTGAGAACGTATATGTTTTGTGCTATCCGCATACTCCTATATTTTTATATGGTCTCACTTTGTTTACTTTAATAATGTTTTATAACCTTTTGTAGCAACACATACATATattttcaacaatcttttcacgtCATCTCCACTAACATTTATTAATTGTGTTCTATTTTAATCTACAAGTTATCCATATCATGATTTTTTCAACCATTCAATTTTCCACCTCATCTCCACATCTTTACACGCAAGCTATCGATATCATTAATTATTTTAGAAATCCAATCATTCATGTCATTTCTTTTAGCCGTTTGATTTATCAGATGGCACCATCCAAATCATACATGTCATTTATTTCATCCCTTTGACTTATGAAATCACACCACCGTGCTATGTAATTGCACAACTAAATCTATTTCATGTTTCATTGTATACTATTCTATTTAAAATTAAAGTTTTAAAGAGATATCCgttgcaacgcgcggggtattttTCTAGTATATATACGTTTTTCATCCTAAAAGGCCGCTCAATAGAATATAACACTCTGAGAACCAACATGTGATTCAATGGTTAGGAGAGACATGGCACCCATAGCCTAGAAAAGGTCAAATCTCAGctttatcactctgctatctcttAAAGGTGGAATTTTTTCCCCAATGGTAGACAATGTTTCCGTCAATAGCAAAGTGCATGTGACTACTTCGTCAATCTTAAGACCCACCTGACCAGTCTTATGGACTCAGCTTCTCGGAGCTTCTGATAGGGacagggcgcgcgcgtgcacattTACGGAGGCGAGTGTGTATGTATTTGCGAGCGTCTGCATTTCTaccgtgtttcgcaaaaaaaaaaaagacactcTAAGAGCTTGTTCAGAAACTCCCTGCGCCTCTCAATCTTGAAATCCGGCTACTCTCGAAAATTTTGATGGCAGATATTCTGTCCACGTGTCCGCTCTAGCTACCATTTAAGCTCGACGGGCTGAAAGGAACGGTAGGTTCATGCATGCAAAATATTACTCTCTCCAATCTGTAATGATTGTCGGTGGTTTAGTATAACTTCGTGGATCGGAGAGAGTACTACCATTTTGAATCGGGGTGTCCCTTTTCAAATTGTTCATCCTAACTAGTATCAGAATATTATCCTCTAATTTTTATTGGAGATTGGGAGGCTGAGAGAATATTATCCTCTAACATTCTTatgatttttctttattttttttgcgGGGAGGGCGGGGGGATTTTTCTTTATTTGAAATGGAGTCTGAATGAGCAATATTCTTCAGTGAAAATATTGGCACAACCAGAAGAAATCCATGGGTGTTCCATCCACAAGAAAATGTCGGAGATTTGTCTAAATTAGAATGTAATCTAAATTTAGAGACATCTTTTTAGGATAGAGTAGTACTTCTGtttataaataaataaataaataaataaataatgccCTAATAATATTTTAGCTGTGGTCTTGTGGATAACAAAACATAGGGCAAAAATCGTACACCACTGGCCCGCGGAAGCAGATACCGCGGGAATACGGTAAACAGTTGGGCGCGCCCGTGGCAGGCACACAGTCCGTCCGTCCGTCTCTATCTCCGACACGCCTCTGAACCGGCAAGAGAACGCCTATTTTAATCCCCTTCCTTCCTTCCGCCTGCGAAACCAACGACGGCCCCCAAACCGCCTCACCACCGCCCGAGCCTCTCCATCGCCTTCACCGTCCCGATcgagcgcgcgcgcgcgcgccgtTCGGGTCCCTCGGATCGCCTCCGGTCCTCGCCGCCGGGATTCCGGGGACGCGGAGGCGCGCGGGCCCGCTCGCCGGTCAGACCCGCCGCGCGCGTGTCCCCGCGGCTGATACCTAGGGGCCGAGGGCGGAAAGCTCCGGCCTTGGCCAGCGTTGGGGACTTCCCGGCCGTTCGTCCATGGCGGAGAGGCGGCCCAGCTACAGGGACGGCGACAGGGCGGCGGCAGGCGAGACCGGCAGGCACTGGAGGCCGCCGCGCGCGCAGACCCACGGTGCGTATCCTGATCCGTCCTAGTCCTGTTGGCGGTCTTGTCGGCGCTTGCCCCttttaatttttatttttatctttGAGGGGTTGCGTCGCTTTCCCCTTTCCCGTGTTAGAAGAAACGCACGCGCACGGAGTAAATGTGTCCTGGTTATTCCTGGCAACGTCGAGACGCGGTACTCACTAGTAGTATATCGTTTTGGGTAAAGTTGGGCCGTCAGGCAGTAACATCGTGCAAGTAGTATGCGGTATCTTCTTTTGTGCCAACCAAGTACTCTGTACTGCATACATTCTTCTCTTGGAGGGTGTGCCGATTCTACTGGGAAAGTGACCTTCGTGGGTACACTAGTTTATTTTAGCTTGCTCTAATGGATGTAAATATAATAATGCTAGGAAAAATTGCTTGAATTGATGAAAATATGAAATTGTTTTGAGAAACCACAAGGTTGTTAATGTTTATGCTTATTATAACCTCTGAACTCACGCATATTTCTTGTGCATATTTAGAAACGTTATATTTAAAATCTCTGGCAGGAGTAGTAATTTTGGTCTCGAATGCGAAGCTGTCGAGTTTTATTCTACGTTGATCATTACATGTTCAACGGAGGAGCTCTGGTCTTCAATGCCAAATGTTAAGAATGCTTTTTTTAGCTCGCTAGGAAGGATTATTGGTCTAGTTGTTGTGTGCAGTTTTACGAGAATGCTGATATGATATCATTTAAGTATTTTGCTAAGAAGGGAAGTTATGTTTCAGTAATAACAGTAAATGACACCTCAATATACGGAGTATTAAGCCTTGTAAATAGACAGAGGTCAGCCCCACATCAATATACAGTAGTTCATTTTAGCGTGCTTTAATGGGTATAATAATAATACTGCTAAGCAACTTGATTTGCTTGAATCGATGAAAACATGAAATTGTTTTGAGAAACCACATACtccctaaatccgagtcaattaaaagggaTCGGAGGGTGTAGTTgttaatgtttatgtgtatgaCCTCTGAGAGAGCTCGCGATTATTCTTCTCTTGGAGGGTGTGCCGATTCTACTGCGAAAGTGACGTTCGTGGGTACAGTAGTTCATTTTAGCGTGCTTTAATGGGTATAATACTGCTAAGCAACTTGATTTGCTTGAATTGATGAAAATACGAAATTGTTTTGAGAAACCACAAGGTTGTTAATGTTTATGCTTATAACCTCTGAGCCCACGCATATTTGTTGTGCATATAGAAACGTTGTATTCAAAATCTCTGGCAGGAGTAGTAATTTTAGTCTGGGATGTGAAGCTGTCGAGTTTATTCTAGTACATTGATCATTACATGATCAACGGAGCTCTGGTCTTCAATGCCAAATGTTAAGAATGGTTTTTTTTTAGCTCGCTAGGAAGGATTATTGGTATAGTTGTTGCGTGCAGTTTTACGAGAATGCTGATATGATATCATTTAAGTATTTTGCTAAGGAAAGTTAAATGACAGCTCAATATACGGAGTATTAAGCCTTGTAAATAGACAGAGGTCAACCCCACATCTTCACTTTCACGTGCTCTGCTGGTGTTTAAGTAGGATTTGAATAGGATGTTCTGCGATTAGCAAGCTACTTTTGTTTCTGATGAGCTATTTGATACCCTATTCCAATCATGTTTTTGGAAGTTAAATGTCCTGTGAGATGTCAAAATTTTCTGAAAGATATGAACATTAGACTGTGTTAGAACCTGCATGGATGCTGAAAATTTTATGGAACTAAGCCGAACCTGTACTGTGAAGAATTGCTGGTGTCGGCAGTCTTTTCTTGCTTCCCGCTGTTAGCACTAACCATTTTGTTACATGATCAGCTTCCCATTCTGCATGGGTTCTTATTATTCTATTGATATTGAAGCAAAAGTACCATGGTTATTTCAGTTTATGTGCATAAACTTCTGCTGGTATTTTCATGAGCTGCTAAGTGATCTTGTTAATTGGCTTCCCAATCTGCATGGGTTCGTATTGTTCTATTGGTATCCTTTTACGATTAGTTCTGTCTACTCATTAAAGAATGGTTTGTGTTTTGACTTTCAGGTGGTGGAAATGTCTCTGTTCCACTGTGGGAAAGGAAATTTTGCACTGATGCTTGTTTTATCCCCTGGGGTAAGCTGTGCGAGACGAAGAAATTGATGTCCATGTATGCAAATATTGTTGACTGGGATGATTCAGCTGCGTTTGAAGCCTTCAAAGATGCAAAGGACCGTTTCTATGCTGTATATCATGGTCAACCATGTAACATCCCTCTTCCCGACCCAAACATGTATATTGATGTGGTCAACCCAGATGAGTATCTTGATCCTGAACTGATTGCTGATCTGGAGAGGTCACGACGCTCTGTTCCCAGAAGGGACAACACTGCGCCAGATGGCTGGGACTCCTTCATCTTCTCTGACAAGCCAGTTCCGGCCACAGGATGGGGTGATGGGGAAACAACCAACACAATTGGTCAGCAATGCTCTGTGAACTGGGATAATTATGTGGAACAGCCCGTTGAAGCCAATTGCAATCAGAGCTCAGCGAACTGGGATAATTATGCTAGTCTGCCTGCTGAAACATTTGTTCAGCAAAGCTCTTGGGACATGTATGCGGAACAGCAAGGTCAGACAAGCAGCTGGGGGGCTCCAGTCATGCCTGGCACATCCCATTGGGACATGAACGGTGACTCCCAGCAGGCATGGAACCATGACTATGGTTGGGGATCTGCAGCCGTTCAGACTGATTCATGGGGCAACCAAAGAGATAGCCAATGTGTGC
Coding sequences within it:
- the LOC127344140 gene encoding uncharacterized protein: MAERRPSYRDGDRAAAGETGRHWRPPRAQTHGGGNVSVPLWERKFCTDACFIPWGKLCETKKLMSMYANIVDWDDSAAFEAFKDAKDRFYAVYHGQPCNIPLPDPNMYIDVVNPDEYLDPELIADLERSRRSVPRRDNTAPDGWDSFIFSDKPVPATGWGDGETTNTIGQQCSVNWDNYVEQPVEANCNQSSANWDNYASLPAETFVQQSSWDMYAEQQGQTSSWGAPVMPGTSHWDMNGDSQQAWNHDYGWGSAAVQTDSWGNQRDSQCVPDSQAQGGSYGHWKRRNNESGRRNSRNRERGGPIGSKAMKSKYQADEHGGANNSWRPCRVRDSMHYSYGQPGYGNQSLAM